A single region of the Thermoanaerobacterium aotearoense genome encodes:
- a CDS encoding carbon starvation CstA family protein translates to MSAIVLVVAAACIFALAYRFYGAFIASKVLMLDETRKTPAYALENGYDYVPTNKWVLFGHHFAAIAGAGPLVGPVLAAQFGYLPGTLWILIGAVLAGAVHDIVILFASVRHEGKSLAEIARAEVGKFSGFAATMAVIFILLITVAGLAIVVVNSLFNSSWGTFTVGATIPIALFMAIYMRWIRPNKVSEATIIGVALMIISVVSGPAIQHSALAPYLTFNQHQMTIIIAVYGLVAAVLPVWLLLTPRDYLSTYMKIGVISLLAIGVIFVNPMIRMPLTTKFIHGGGPIIPGKVWPYVFITIACGALSGFHSLIATGTTPKMIKSEKDILPIGYGAMLVEGFVSIMALIAATSLHPGDYFAINVPPQVFAHLGMNTVDLSALSKAVGETLAGRTGGAVTLGVGMSYIFSSIPGFKELMSYLYHFSILFEALFILTTVDAGTRIGRYVLQEAGGYIYKPLKNKNWWPGIIITSVVFTSAWGYLVYNGSISTIWPLFGTSNQLLASIALAIGTTMLLKRGKAKYIAITAVPFAFMIVTTVTAAYLNIVTNYLPSGNTVLIVFSIIILLLAVAISIDCVTKWIKIYREMHSQDIAANLETSN, encoded by the coding sequence ATGAGCGCAATAGTATTAGTTGTTGCTGCTGCATGTATATTTGCATTGGCATACCGTTTTTATGGCGCATTTATAGCATCAAAAGTTTTAATGCTGGATGAAACAAGAAAAACACCTGCATACGCATTGGAAAATGGTTATGACTACGTGCCGACAAATAAGTGGGTACTTTTTGGTCACCATTTTGCAGCTATAGCGGGAGCAGGTCCATTGGTAGGTCCGGTTCTTGCTGCACAGTTTGGATACTTGCCAGGCACACTTTGGATATTGATAGGTGCGGTTTTAGCAGGTGCAGTGCATGATATAGTTATCTTGTTTGCATCTGTGCGGCATGAGGGCAAATCCCTGGCAGAGATTGCAAGAGCAGAAGTAGGAAAATTTTCAGGTTTCGCTGCAACGATGGCTGTGATATTCATTTTGCTTATTACCGTCGCAGGACTTGCAATCGTTGTCGTGAATTCTCTATTCAATAGTTCTTGGGGTACTTTTACTGTAGGTGCTACGATACCTATCGCGCTGTTTATGGCCATCTACATGAGATGGATAAGACCTAATAAAGTATCTGAAGCCACTATAATCGGTGTGGCACTAATGATTATATCAGTTGTATCTGGCCCTGCTATTCAACATTCAGCATTAGCACCATATCTGACATTTAATCAACACCAGATGACGATTATTATAGCTGTCTACGGACTTGTAGCTGCAGTTTTGCCAGTATGGCTGCTTTTGACACCGAGGGATTATTTAAGCACTTATATGAAGATAGGCGTTATATCTTTATTGGCAATCGGCGTAATATTTGTTAATCCTATGATAAGGATGCCTTTGACTACAAAATTTATACATGGCGGTGGTCCTATAATACCCGGTAAAGTATGGCCGTATGTATTTATAACTATAGCATGTGGAGCACTATCAGGATTCCATTCTCTTATAGCTACAGGTACAACGCCTAAGATGATTAAAAGCGAAAAAGACATTTTGCCTATAGGATATGGCGCGATGCTTGTAGAAGGGTTTGTATCTATAATGGCGCTTATTGCTGCTACAAGCTTGCATCCTGGTGATTATTTTGCCATAAATGTACCGCCACAGGTATTTGCACATCTTGGAATGAATACTGTTGATCTTTCAGCGCTTTCAAAAGCTGTTGGAGAGACTTTGGCAGGAAGGACTGGCGGTGCAGTTACTTTAGGCGTAGGTATGTCGTATATATTTTCATCTATTCCAGGCTTTAAAGAATTGATGTCATATTTGTATCATTTTTCAATACTATTTGAGGCCTTGTTTATACTGACGACTGTCGATGCAGGCACAAGAATTGGAAGGTATGTCTTGCAAGAAGCTGGCGGATATATATACAAGCCATTGAAAAATAAGAATTGGTGGCCAGGTATCATAATCACAAGCGTTGTATTTACATCTGCGTGGGGCTATCTGGTGTACAATGGCAGTATATCTACAATATGGCCTTTATTTGGTACATCAAATCAGCTTTTGGCATCAATTGCATTAGCAATCGGTACGACAATGCTTTTAAAAAGAGGAAAGGCAAAGTACATTGCCATAACAGCAGTGCCTTTTGCATTTATGATAGTTACAACAGTTACAGCGGCGTATTTGAATATCGTGACGAATTATCTGCCATCAGGCAATACAGTTTTAATAGTTTTCTCAATAATAATTTTACTGTTAGCTGTGGCTATAAGCATCGATTGTGTGACGAAGTGGATCAAGATATACAGGGAAATGCATTCACAAGATATAGCTGCAAATTTAGAAACATCCAATTAA
- a CDS encoding response regulator transcription factor encodes MSKILIIDDEKEIADLLKDSLERKGNTVLTAYNGKEGIEKAKDMPDLIVLDIMMPDIDGYEVCSKIMDTVICPIVFLSAKQSEMDRIKGFALGGDDYVVKPFSLKELLARIDAHLRREKRAILLNEEGKRALLNFKNISIDLKSREVMVKGAPIELTKKEFDVLELLSLHPGQVFSKEQIYEKVWGFDAEGDTTTVTEHIKNIRAKIENFDPDTEYIKTVWGIGYKWEKVL; translated from the coding sequence ATGAGTAAAATATTAATTATTGATGACGAGAAAGAGATAGCCGATTTGTTAAAAGATTCGCTTGAAAGAAAGGGCAATACTGTTCTGACAGCCTATAATGGCAAGGAAGGAATTGAAAAAGCTAAAGATATGCCGGATCTTATAGTGCTTGATATAATGATGCCTGATATTGATGGGTATGAAGTTTGCAGCAAGATAATGGATACTGTAATTTGTCCCATCGTATTTTTAAGTGCAAAACAAAGCGAAATGGACAGGATAAAGGGATTTGCCTTAGGTGGTGATGATTATGTTGTAAAACCATTTAGCTTAAAGGAATTGTTAGCAAGGATAGATGCACATTTGCGAAGGGAAAAGCGAGCAATTTTATTAAATGAAGAAGGAAAAAGGGCTTTATTAAATTTTAAAAACATTTCAATAGATTTAAAATCGCGTGAAGTGATGGTGAAGGGGGCTCCTATTGAGCTTACTAAAAAAGAATTTGATGTTTTAGAGCTTTTGTCGCTTCATCCCGGTCAAGTATTTTCAAAAGAACAGATCTATGAAAAAGTATGGGGTTTTGATGCAGAAGGCGACACTACTACAGTTACAGAGCATATTAAAAATATAAGAGCAAAAATTGAGAACTTTGACCCTGATACAGAATATATTAAGACAGTGTGGGGAATAGGTTATAAATGGGAGAAGGTTTTATGA
- a CDS encoding APC family permease: protein MNNKSDSTLENFGYKQELKRALSVWDLIIYGLIFMVPIAPFGIYGFVADISKGMVALAYLIGIIGMIFTAFSYASMSEAFPIAGSVYSYATNGLNKVIGFFTGWAILLDYLLVPALLYVVSAAALSSIFPVIPVVVWALIFIIINTIINILGIEFTAKFNKIVLILELIVLALFIVVGIVAISQGVGGAQFSFKAFYDPQNFSLGLVMSAVSIAVLSFLGFDGISTLAEETVGGKKTVGRATVLALLFAGALFILQTWVASMIWPDYKSFSDLNTAFYDVAKRAGGTWLMLTTSLSTAFAWGIANSLAAQAAVSRVLFSMARDKNLPSFLSKVHPKYKTPYIATIFMAVLSAVLVIIYSNKIADLTSVINFGALTSFLVLHITVIVHFIKNKSLNIWKHIVSPVLGFLVIFYVWINLNNHAKILGASWIGIGIIYYIILKFVFKKKVENLDV, encoded by the coding sequence ATGAATAACAAAAGCGACAGCACTCTTGAAAATTTTGGTTATAAGCAAGAGTTAAAAAGGGCTCTATCTGTATGGGATCTCATCATTTACGGCCTCATATTCATGGTTCCAATTGCTCCTTTTGGTATCTACGGCTTCGTTGCTGACATATCAAAAGGAATGGTCGCTTTGGCATATCTAATAGGCATTATCGGTATGATATTCACTGCCTTTAGCTATGCTTCAATGTCTGAGGCATTTCCAATAGCCGGTTCTGTTTACTCTTATGCAACAAATGGTTTAAACAAGGTCATTGGTTTTTTCACAGGATGGGCTATATTATTAGACTATCTTTTAGTACCTGCACTCTTGTATGTCGTTAGTGCTGCAGCATTAAGCAGCATATTCCCGGTTATTCCAGTTGTGGTATGGGCATTAATATTCATAATCATTAATACAATCATTAATATATTGGGCATTGAATTTACTGCTAAATTTAATAAAATAGTCCTGATACTTGAATTGATCGTTTTGGCATTATTCATAGTTGTCGGTATTGTAGCTATATCCCAAGGCGTTGGAGGAGCACAATTTTCATTTAAAGCTTTCTACGATCCACAAAACTTTAGCCTAGGTTTAGTCATGAGTGCAGTTTCTATAGCAGTTCTAAGTTTTTTAGGCTTCGATGGAATAAGCACACTAGCTGAAGAAACAGTAGGAGGCAAAAAAACAGTCGGAAGAGCAACTGTATTAGCGCTTTTATTTGCTGGAGCACTTTTCATACTTCAGACTTGGGTCGCTTCTATGATATGGCCTGATTATAAATCTTTCAGTGACCTTAACACTGCTTTTTACGACGTTGCGAAAAGAGCAGGTGGTACATGGTTAATGCTAACCACTTCGCTGTCTACTGCTTTTGCATGGGGCATTGCAAATTCCTTGGCAGCTCAAGCAGCAGTATCAAGAGTGCTTTTTAGTATGGCAAGAGATAAAAATTTACCTTCTTTTTTATCAAAAGTTCATCCAAAATATAAGACACCTTACATTGCAACTATATTTATGGCAGTGCTTTCAGCTGTTCTCGTTATAATTTACAGCAATAAAATAGCCGATCTCACGTCAGTAATAAACTTTGGTGCTTTGACATCATTCTTAGTCCTTCATATAACGGTAATAGTTCATTTCATTAAAAATAAATCATTAAATATATGGAAACACATTGTATCACCAGTTTTAGGTTTTTTAGTTATCTTTTACGTATGGATAAACTTAAACAACCACGCAAAAATTCTTGGAGCATCATGGATCGGAATCGGTATAATATATTACATCATACTTAAATTCGTCTTCAAGAAAAAGGTAGAAAATTTGGACGTATAA
- a CDS encoding ferritin-like domain-containing protein: MNPLEYAIKMELDGVNYYNEQAELNKDNELYNVFKEMAKDEMTHAEILKNKMNEITFELKDDRNLKKAKNIFFSAKNFKTNIKDIPGQIEGYRLILDKEKESIDLYKRLLNGSNDVEESEIFKYLIKQEEEHYEIIEDIIALLNHSYEWVESAEFGVRKEEY; encoded by the coding sequence ATGAATCCTTTAGAGTATGCAATCAAAATGGAACTTGATGGTGTAAATTACTATAATGAACAAGCTGAATTAAATAAAGACAACGAACTTTACAACGTATTTAAAGAGATGGCAAAAGATGAAATGACACATGCAGAAATACTAAAAAATAAAATGAATGAAATTACATTTGAATTAAAAGATGATAGGAATTTGAAAAAGGCTAAAAACATATTTTTTAGCGCAAAAAATTTTAAAACCAATATAAAAGACATACCGGGACAGATTGAAGGATACAGGCTGATTTTAGATAAAGAAAAGGAAAGCATAGATCTATATAAAAGGCTTTTAAATGGCAGCAATGATGTAGAAGAAAGTGAAATCTTCAAATACCTTATAAAGCAAGAAGAAGAACATTATGAGATAATCGAAGACATAATAGCATTATTGAACCACTCTTATGAATGGGTTGAATCCGCTGAATTTGGTGTAAGAAAAGAAGAATATTAA
- a CDS encoding LacI family DNA-binding transcriptional regulator: protein MNSKEIAKIAGVSRSTVSRVINNYPNVPLETREKVLKVIKEYNYVPHASARMLRGKMSNTIGLVIVDLNRKIDIHKVYDNVYFGPFTTAVIDFANERGYNVLVITVYKSKDFKKVKEVFYNKTISGAIFIGVKNNDPDIKYLIDAGLKVVIIDQEIKDDFNNCIIVNADNFNGAYEATKHLIKLGHKKIAHISGDMDKLSGIERFEGYKKALKETKLTYNNSLVVKGNFIEEGGYEAIIKLFKKSRPTAIFISNDQMAIGAMKALNDLGYSIPDDISIIGFDDIAISRYLKPSLTTMKVSLLQMAEIAVNNLIKSIEDEIIITAKFIVPVELIERESCKVFEDKNNNSGIKA, encoded by the coding sequence ATGAATAGTAAAGAAATTGCGAAAATTGCTGGAGTATCACGGAGTACTGTTTCAAGGGTAATAAACAATTATCCAAATGTACCTCTAGAAACGAGGGAAAAGGTTTTAAAAGTAATAAAAGAATATAATTACGTGCCGCATGCATCAGCAAGAATGCTGCGAGGCAAAATGTCAAATACAATTGGACTTGTGATTGTTGATCTAAATAGAAAAATTGATATTCACAAAGTTTACGACAATGTATATTTTGGACCATTTACAACTGCTGTTATTGATTTCGCAAATGAACGTGGATATAACGTTCTTGTTATTACGGTTTATAAGAGTAAAGATTTTAAGAAAGTGAAAGAAGTTTTTTATAATAAAACTATTAGTGGGGCTATATTTATTGGTGTTAAAAATAATGACCCAGATATAAAATATCTAATTGATGCAGGCTTAAAAGTTGTAATAATAGATCAGGAAATAAAAGATGATTTTAATAATTGTATTATTGTAAATGCAGATAATTTTAATGGTGCATACGAAGCTACGAAACATCTTATAAAATTAGGGCATAAAAAAATTGCACATATATCTGGAGACATGGATAAACTATCAGGAATTGAAAGATTTGAAGGCTACAAAAAGGCTTTAAAAGAAACGAAATTAACTTATAATAATAGCCTTGTTGTAAAAGGAAATTTCATAGAAGAAGGTGGTTATGAAGCAATAATAAAACTATTTAAAAAGTCAAGACCAACTGCAATTTTTATTTCTAATGATCAAATGGCTATAGGGGCAATGAAGGCACTTAATGATCTAGGTTATTCTATACCGGATGATATTTCTATAATTGGATTTGACGATATTGCTATATCGCGGTATTTAAAACCTTCTTTGACTACAATGAAAGTATCACTTTTACAGATGGCTGAAATTGCGGTAAATAATCTAATCAAGTCTATTGAAGATGAAATAATAATTACGGCAAAATTCATTGTACCTGTTGAACTTATTGAGAGAGAATCTTGTAAAGTATTTGAAGATAAAAATAATAATAGTGGAATAAAGGCTTAG
- a CDS encoding EamA family transporter, protein MTSASLSAVIFSSNPLFVMIAASILLNEKLNPAKIYGLILGVIVCI, encoded by the coding sequence ATGACATCCGCCAGCCTTTCTGCTGTAATATTTAGCTCAAATCCCCTTTTTGTAATGATTGCAGCTTCAATACTGTTAAATGAAAAATTAAATCCCGCCAAAATTTATGGTTTGATACTTGGTGTAATAGTCTGTATTTAA
- a CDS encoding acetamidase/formamidase family protein, with protein MYELTDEKCIFSFSKHNDPVLFVNDGEEVKIKTLDCFSGQIKTNDDKLETMDWDKVNPATGPIYINGAEESDTLEVTIKKIGIDDKGVVATGKNLGVLGHMMNELYSKVVEINDGKVIFNEKLSFPVKPMIGVIGVAPKEGEINCGTPGPHGGNMDTKLIEEGSKLYLPVFVDGALFALGDLHAVMGDGEIGVSGVEVSGAVTVELRVLKNLKLNNPLVRTNEVTAAIASNESIEKAIETAVNDMAKLFQKYTDLSIEEISTLFSISGNVQISQVVDPLKTARFSMPNWILEEYGIIF; from the coding sequence ATGTATGAATTGACAGATGAGAAGTGCATTTTTAGTTTTTCAAAGCACAACGATCCCGTACTTTTCGTAAATGACGGAGAGGAGGTGAAGATAAAGACTTTAGACTGTTTTTCAGGTCAAATTAAAACAAATGATGACAAATTGGAAACCATGGATTGGGATAAAGTAAATCCCGCAACAGGTCCAATCTACATCAATGGTGCAGAAGAAAGCGACACACTTGAAGTGACAATAAAAAAAATCGGCATTGATGATAAAGGTGTCGTTGCGACAGGAAAGAATCTGGGAGTTTTAGGTCATATGATGAATGAATTATATTCAAAAGTAGTTGAAATAAATGATGGCAAAGTCATTTTCAATGAAAAGCTCTCATTTCCTGTAAAACCAATGATAGGTGTAATTGGAGTTGCACCAAAGGAAGGCGAAATAAACTGCGGTACACCTGGTCCACATGGAGGGAACATGGATACGAAGCTTATCGAGGAAGGCTCTAAGCTTTATTTGCCTGTATTTGTCGATGGCGCACTTTTTGCATTAGGAGACTTACACGCTGTAATGGGCGATGGAGAAATAGGCGTATCAGGTGTAGAAGTAAGCGGTGCCGTTACAGTCGAGCTTAGAGTTTTAAAAAACTTAAAGCTCAATAATCCACTTGTAAGGACAAATGAAGTAACTGCCGCGATCGCATCAAATGAATCAATAGAAAAAGCCATAGAAACAGCAGTAAATGATATGGCAAAACTCTTCCAGAAGTACACTGACCTGTCGATAGAAGAAATTTCGACTCTTTTCAGTATATCTGGAAATGTTCAAATATCGCAAGTTGTCGACCCACTTAAGACAGCACGCTTCTCTATGCCAAACTGGATCTTGGAGGAGTATGGAATAATATTTTAA
- a CDS encoding lantibiotic protection ABC transporter ATP-binding protein: protein MEYILETKNLKKSYGKHLVVDDISLKVPRGSIYGLLGPNGAGKSTTLKMLTGLLHPTSGEIFVFGERWRREHLDRIGALIESPALYGNLTAYENLLVHARLIGIADERIKEVLEIVDLNGTGKKLVSQFSTGMKQRLGIAIALLGNPDLLILDEPSNGLDPIGIQNLRELIKSFHEMGITVILSSHILTEVSKLVDTICIISNGKLKYQGTIDEKQDVEQLFFTVVRGEKND, encoded by the coding sequence ATGGAATATATACTTGAAACGAAAAATTTAAAAAAGTCTTATGGTAAACACTTAGTTGTAGATGACATTTCATTAAAAGTTCCTAGAGGATCTATATATGGGCTTCTTGGACCTAATGGCGCCGGTAAATCTACTACATTAAAGATGTTAACTGGCCTATTGCATCCAACATCAGGTGAAATATTTGTGTTTGGAGAGAGGTGGCGAAGAGAACATCTTGATAGAATTGGTGCACTTATTGAGTCGCCTGCTCTATATGGGAATTTGACGGCGTATGAAAATCTTTTGGTTCATGCAAGATTGATTGGAATTGCTGATGAGAGGATTAAAGAAGTTTTAGAAATTGTAGATTTAAATGGTACAGGTAAAAAACTAGTATCGCAATTTTCTACAGGCATGAAACAGAGATTAGGGATTGCAATTGCTTTATTAGGAAATCCAGATTTGTTAATACTTGATGAGCCATCCAATGGTTTAGATCCTATAGGTATACAGAATCTTCGAGAATTAATAAAGTCTTTTCACGAAATGGGGATTACGGTAATATTATCAAGCCATATTTTAACAGAAGTTTCAAAGCTTGTTGATACAATATGTATTATAAGTAACGGCAAACTTAAATACCAAGGAACAATAGATGAAAAGCAAGACGTTGAACAGTTATTTTTCACTGTAGTGAGAGGTGAAAAAAATGATTAA
- a CDS encoding sensor histidine kinase, translated as MIFKNKPLKTQFIISFVSILILSILATIVTYYIGYLLFLNIQYKKVYPANYYEKMIPSIESKIRGYGPDILNIDNKSKIDKIIPKEGIKYQVMNQSGGKIYGTDNQKLIRNRDELYKIINTTFGIKGSYYKIIPIINRQGTIEGAVSLSYTLTPYFINKVDRILYEPLFIIIVFSPFIYIALFTIIFSLEFTKNIRKPLNLIIEASKKIKERDLNFDIDYKADNELGNLCVAFNDMKDELKNSLNAQWKIEQERHEMVESLAHDLKTPISIIKGYAESLLDDCIDDKLKFKKYLDVILENTDKCIKIVKLMLFMTELDDSPANLNFSQINIKDFLTRKIDEYKQISKDKSLNFDLDIQDQRHDKSIVYIDVQKFERVMDNIVINSIRYTPKLGMIKIRCNIDENKIYVTVCDSGSGFNQRDLTHVFERFYRGDVSRSSEDGHVGLGLYIAKKLVEIHGGKIEAYNREGGGACIKFDLKYEKSV; from the coding sequence ATGATATTTAAAAATAAACCGCTAAAGACACAGTTTATTATATCTTTTGTTTCTATATTGATATTAAGCATACTGGCAACGATAGTGACGTATTATATAGGATATCTATTGTTTTTAAATATTCAGTATAAAAAGGTTTATCCGGCCAATTACTATGAGAAGATGATTCCTTCAATCGAAAGCAAGATTAGAGGTTATGGGCCGGATATATTAAATATTGATAATAAAAGTAAAATTGACAAAATCATACCAAAAGAAGGTATTAAGTATCAGGTAATGAATCAAAGTGGCGGTAAAATATATGGCACTGATAATCAGAAGCTAATTAGGAATAGAGATGAGCTGTATAAAATTATAAATACGACATTTGGTATAAAAGGTAGCTATTATAAAATCATACCAATAATAAATAGGCAAGGTACGATAGAAGGTGCTGTTTCACTGTCCTATACATTAACGCCTTATTTTATTAATAAGGTAGACAGAATTTTATATGAGCCATTATTTATAATAATAGTATTTTCGCCGTTTATTTACATTGCTTTATTTACAATAATTTTTTCTCTAGAATTTACTAAAAATATAAGAAAGCCTTTAAATTTGATTATTGAGGCGTCAAAAAAAATAAAAGAAAGAGATCTCAATTTTGACATTGATTATAAAGCAGATAATGAACTTGGTAATCTCTGTGTAGCATTTAACGATATGAAGGATGAATTAAAAAATTCTCTTAATGCTCAGTGGAAAATCGAACAGGAAAGGCACGAAATGGTAGAATCCCTCGCCCATGATTTGAAGACACCTATTTCAATAATCAAAGGATATGCTGAATCACTGCTTGATGATTGTATAGACGACAAGTTAAAATTTAAAAAGTATTTAGATGTGATTCTTGAGAATACTGATAAATGTATAAAGATTGTGAAGCTGATGCTTTTTATGACTGAATTAGATGATTCACCAGCCAATCTGAATTTTAGTCAAATAAATATAAAAGATTTTTTAACACGTAAAATAGATGAGTATAAACAAATTTCAAAAGACAAAAGTTTAAATTTCGATTTGGATATTCAAGACCAAAGGCATGATAAATCAATAGTATATATTGATGTTCAAAAGTTTGAAAGGGTAATGGATAACATCGTCATTAACAGTATAAGATATACACCTAAATTAGGAATGATAAAGATAAGATGTAATATCGATGAAAATAAAATTTATGTAACAGTTTGTGATTCAGGAAGTGGATTCAATCAGAGAGACTTAACACATGTCTTTGAAAGGTTTTACAGGGGAGATGTATCTAGGTCATCAGAAGATGGACACGTTGGTCTGGGACTTTACATTGCAAAGAAGTTGGTAGAGATTCATGGCGGGAAAATAGAAGCTTATAATAGAGAGGGCGGAGGTGCTTGTATTAAGTTTGATTTAAAGTATGAGAAGAGTGTGTAA
- a CDS encoding DMT family transporter, with the protein MNRGYIYLIVTVLFFSTYEVVGRTLTGIINPLQINFIRFFIGGLILLPVAIKNIKSKNLHIALKDFWLLVLIGLTNVVFSMSPFADRDKHDIRQPFCCNI; encoded by the coding sequence TTGAATAGAGGTTATATCTACCTTATCGTAACGGTGCTGTTCTTTAGTACTTACGAAGTAGTAGGAAGAACATTGACAGGCATTATAAATCCGCTTCAGATAAATTTCATCAGGTTTTTTATAGGCGGACTCATATTACTTCCTGTTGCTATAAAAAATATTAAAAGCAAAAATTTACATATCGCGTTAAAAGATTTTTGGTTGTTAGTATTGATAGGGCTTACTAATGTGGTATTCAGCATGTCCCCTTTTGCAGATAGGGATAAACATGACATCCGCCAGCCTTTCTGCTGTAATATTTAG
- a CDS encoding lantibiotic immunity ABC transporter MutG family permease subunit, with translation MKILYSEIIKTKRTPLRYITFLLPVLFSSAFLWYSSVRSLSVFYIHQDFFEIWTALFVPVMAGLLFGLAANQEENAGGFINMFCNNFERSNLYIGKFIFIALSMQISMIISIFIFGIGFDLILRGNFPWVIYIASFILESIGALSLLSMYMWISFAWGLGASIGFGGFGMLVAALMSTNLGNSIWMYIPWAWPVRLSELPGAYLLFTYQPKIISSGELINQIVSGVIFASLFFIFMIVGGIIWFKRWEGRKMYE, from the coding sequence ATGAAGATATTGTATTCTGAAATAATAAAGACGAAGCGTACACCTTTAAGATATATTACATTTTTGCTTCCGGTATTGTTTTCATCTGCATTCCTATGGTACTCATCAGTAAGATCTTTATCTGTTTTTTATATACATCAAGACTTTTTTGAAATCTGGACAGCATTGTTTGTTCCAGTTATGGCTGGCTTATTATTTGGTTTGGCTGCAAATCAGGAGGAGAATGCTGGAGGTTTTATAAACATGTTTTGCAATAATTTTGAAAGGAGCAATTTATACATTGGCAAATTCATATTTATAGCATTATCAATGCAGATAAGTATGATAATTTCAATATTTATTTTTGGAATTGGGTTTGACTTAATATTACGCGGGAATTTTCCGTGGGTCATCTATATAGCGTCTTTTATTTTAGAATCAATCGGCGCATTATCATTATTGTCTATGTATATGTGGATTAGTTTTGCATGGGGATTGGGAGCATCAATTGGATTTGGGGGTTTTGGCATGTTAGTTGCTGCGCTTATGTCTACAAACTTAGGCAATAGTATATGGATGTATATTCCATGGGCATGGCCTGTGAGGTTATCAGAACTTCCTGGTGCATATCTTCTTTTTACATATCAGCCTAAAATAATATCGTCGGGAGAATTGATTAATCAAATAGTAAGTGGAGTCATATTTGCTTCATTGTTTTTTATATTTATGATTGTTGGTGGTATAATATGGTTTAAAAGATGGGAAGGCAGGAAAATGTATGAGTAA
- a CDS encoding lantibiotic immunity ABC transporter MutE/EpiE family permease subunit, with protein MINILKSENLKYRRTFMRKLIIFAPLFFVLYALPQKIFMPANYLMPWQLLIDLVYNWCPVIFIPIGLALYASLVALHEKKSGEYRSIKSRNVPLHKIWIGKILIMAFYTFLSTLVLIIAIIITGSITAGGDIPWGKIIAGGFFTWVTSLALIPLELWLATLKGTFYSIVLGFVGLIIGVIGASKSYWIYIPWSWPIRLMCPIIGVHPNGTLLQINDSLRDPSAIPIGVIVSVLAFLIFSIFTMIWFQRRDLN; from the coding sequence ATGATTAATATTTTAAAATCAGAGAATTTAAAGTACAGAAGGACTTTTATGAGAAAACTTATTATATTTGCGCCGTTATTTTTTGTGCTGTATGCACTGCCACAGAAGATATTTATGCCTGCAAATTATCTTATGCCATGGCAGCTTCTTATTGATTTGGTGTACAATTGGTGTCCAGTAATTTTTATACCGATTGGCTTGGCACTTTATGCATCGCTGGTAGCTTTGCATGAGAAAAAATCTGGCGAATATCGAAGTATAAAAAGCCGAAATGTTCCTCTACACAAAATATGGATAGGTAAAATATTGATAATGGCCTTTTATACATTTTTGTCAACATTGGTTTTGATTATTGCTATTATTATAACAGGATCAATAACGGCAGGTGGAGATATTCCTTGGGGTAAAATAATTGCAGGAGGATTTTTTACATGGGTTACATCGCTTGCTCTTATTCCTTTGGAATTATGGTTGGCGACTTTGAAAGGAACATTTTATAGCATTGTGTTAGGGTTTGTAGGACTTATTATCGGTGTGATTGGAGCTTCGAAATCATATTGGATTTATATTCCATGGAGCTGGCCAATAAGGCTTATGTGCCCAATAATAGGTGTTCATCCTAACGGTACATTATTACAGATTAATGACTCTTTAAGGGATCCATCGGCAATTCCGATAGGCGTTATTGTATCAGTTTTAGCGTTTTTGATATTCTCAATTTTTACTATGATTTGGTTTCAAAGGAGAGATTTAAATTGA